One Nitrospinota bacterium genomic region harbors:
- the atpD gene encoding F0F1 ATP synthase subunit beta — MNEGKIIQIIGPVLDVRFSQGAMPAIYNALIVEMDGGKRKITAEVAQHLGEDMVRAVSMQPTDGMIRGMTVKDTGKPISIPVGNGALGRIMNVVGEPIDNAGPIKAERYDPIHREAPSFEDQDTSSEMLETGIKVIDLLEPYLKGGKTGLFGGAGVGKTVLIQELIHNIATGHGGYSVFAGVGERTREGNDLFTEMSESGVIDKTALIYGQMTEPPGARSRVGLTGLTVAEYFRDVEGQDVLFFVDNIFRFSQAGSEVSALLGRMPSAVGYQPTLATEMGVLQERITSTKKGSITSVQAIYVPADDLTDPAPATTFSHLDATTVLSRSISEMGIYPAVDPLDSTSRILDPLVVGEEHYSIARRVQAVLQRNKELQDVIAILGMDELSEDDKLVVSRARKIQRFLSQPFHVAETFTGVKGCYVSLKDTLEGFKAIVDGEKDDVPEQAFYMVGSMEDVMKKAETLKKG, encoded by the coding sequence ATGAACGAAGGGAAGATAATTCAGATAATTGGTCCTGTTCTCGACGTGAGGTTCTCACAGGGAGCAATGCCGGCAATCTACAACGCTCTTATTGTCGAGATGGACGGCGGAAAAAGAAAGATCACTGCGGAAGTCGCCCAACACCTCGGCGAGGACATGGTACGCGCTGTATCAATGCAGCCGACGGACGGTATGATTAGGGGAATGACGGTAAAAGATACCGGTAAGCCGATATCGATACCTGTTGGCAACGGCGCGCTTGGCAGGATCATGAATGTTGTTGGTGAGCCAATCGACAATGCCGGTCCTATCAAGGCGGAAAGATATGACCCTATCCACCGCGAAGCTCCGAGCTTTGAGGATCAGGATACATCTAGCGAGATGCTTGAGACAGGGATAAAGGTTATTGACCTTCTCGAACCGTATCTGAAAGGTGGGAAGACTGGTCTTTTCGGCGGCGCGGGCGTAGGCAAGACGGTTCTTATCCAGGAGTTGATCCACAATATCGCCACCGGCCACGGCGGATACTCCGTTTTCGCGGGTGTAGGCGAAAGGACGCGTGAAGGAAACGACCTCTTTACGGAAATGAGCGAATCGGGCGTTATCGACAAGACGGCGCTTATTTACGGACAGATGACCGAGCCGCCAGGAGCGCGTTCCCGCGTCGGCCTGACAGGTCTTACCGTTGCCGAATACTTCCGCGACGTGGAAGGGCAGGACGTGCTCTTCTTCGTGGATAATATATTCCGTTTCTCTCAGGCCGGCTCCGAAGTTTCGGCTCTTCTTGGACGTATGCCGTCCGCCGTTGGTTATCAGCCGACACTGGCTACCGAGATGGGGGTTCTTCAGGAGAGGATCACATCGACAAAGAAAGGCTCGATTACTTCCGTTCAGGCGATTTACGTTCCTGCGGACGATCTTACCGACCCGGCGCCTGCGACAACATTCTCGCACCTTGACGCGACGACGGTTCTTAGCCGCTCCATCTCCGAGATGGGCATTTATCCTGCGGTTGACCCGCTTGATTCGACCTCAAGAATTCTTGATCCGCTTGTTGTTGGCGAAGAGCACTACTCCATTGCCAGACGCGTACAGGCTGTTCTTCAGCGAAACAAGGAGCTTCAGGACGTTATAGCCATCCTCGGCATGGACGAACTTTCGGAAGATGACAAGCTAGTGGTCTCGCGCGCCAGAAAAATTCAGAGGTTCCTCAGCCAGCCGTTCCACGTTGCCGAGACATTCACCGGCGTTAAGGGGTGCTATGTGTCTCTCAAGGATACGCTTGAAGGATTCAAGGCGATAGTTGATGGTGAAAAAGACGACGTTCCAGAACAGGCTTTCTACATGGTAGGGAGCATGGAAGACGTTATGAAAAAAGCCGAGACGCTTAAAAAAGGATAG
- the atpG gene encoding ATP synthase F1 subunit gamma yields the protein MPNLKDLKRRIKSVKNTRQITKAMKLVAAAKMRKAQENVIASRPYHDKMFQVLHSLADRSQESSHPLMEEREEKNILVLLISSDKGLCGGFNTNLIKRTEQLVHDNEGKGIYLNVAGKKGRDYFATRNIIKNKDYPDYFRHIGYEFAAEIAADAIEIFLSGKVDRVYLVYNKFVSVATQKVIISPILPLSADRRRRKRPDLKIEDEEYKLVDYVYEPSVGEILTDIIKKYVEVEVYQALLESWASENGARMAAMDNATRNAGEMISKLTLKYNRARQAAITTEIIEIVSGADALEG from the coding sequence ACGAAGAATCAAATCTGTCAAGAATACCCGGCAGATAACAAAGGCGATGAAGCTTGTTGCCGCCGCGAAGATGCGGAAGGCACAGGAGAACGTTATCGCCTCGCGCCCGTATCATGACAAGATGTTCCAGGTTCTGCACTCCCTGGCCGACCGTTCGCAGGAATCATCACATCCTCTGATGGAGGAGAGGGAGGAGAAGAACATTCTTGTTCTCCTTATATCGTCGGATAAAGGGCTGTGCGGAGGTTTCAATACCAATCTCATCAAAAGGACGGAACAGCTGGTGCATGACAACGAAGGGAAGGGTATTTACCTGAATGTCGCCGGCAAGAAGGGGCGGGACTACTTCGCTACCAGGAACATTATCAAGAATAAGGACTATCCCGATTATTTCAGGCATATAGGCTATGAATTTGCGGCGGAGATAGCAGCCGACGCTATTGAGATATTTCTTAGCGGAAAGGTGGACAGGGTTTACCTTGTCTACAACAAGTTCGTATCGGTGGCAACCCAGAAGGTGATCATATCCCCGATACTTCCCCTTTCAGCAGACAGGCGAAGACGAAAGCGCCCGGACCTGAAAATAGAGGATGAAGAGTACAAGCTGGTAGATTACGTTTACGAGCCGTCCGTCGGGGAGATACTTACCGACATAATCAAGAAATATGTCGAAGTAGAGGTCTACCAGGCGTTGCTGGAATCATGGGCGAGCGAGAACGGCGCCAGGATGGCGGCGATGGATAACGCTACTCGCAACGCAGGAGAGATGATCTCCAAACTTACACTGAAGTACAACCGCGCAAGGCAGGCGGCGATTACCACGGAAATAATAGAAATTGTATCAGGAGCTGATGCCCTGGAAGGGTAG
- a CDS encoding F0F1 ATP synthase subunit epsilon yields MEAEKFQLVVVTPASKPADVEVTFVSAPGSEGEFGVLKGHTEFLTTLKPGVIRYETEDGEFFLSVSWGYAEVKGESVTILAETSERAEDIDMDRAKKDLEHWQKELSALSPDDENYQKYQLKLERAQARLDTVNQLQSK; encoded by the coding sequence ATGGAAGCGGAAAAGTTCCAGCTCGTTGTAGTCACACCGGCGAGCAAACCTGCGGATGTCGAGGTTACTTTCGTGTCCGCCCCCGGAAGCGAGGGGGAGTTTGGGGTGTTAAAAGGGCATACGGAGTTCCTTACGACCTTGAAACCCGGCGTGATCAGGTATGAAACCGAGGATGGTGAATTTTTCCTTTCGGTGAGCTGGGGTTACGCCGAGGTAAAGGGCGAGTCAGTCACGATACTTGCAGAAACCTCTGAGCGTGCGGAAGACATAGATATGGACCGCGCTAAAAAGGATTTGGAACATTGGCAGAAGGAGCTTTCCGCGCTTTCTCCCGATGATGAGAATTACCAGAAATACCAGTTGAAATTGGAGCGCGCTCAGGCAAGATTGGATACAGTAAACCAGCTACAGAGCAAGTAA